The Spirochaetota bacterium genome has a segment encoding these proteins:
- a CDS encoding ABC transporter permease produces MTRAGAGQYAVSLLAGVGRYAIFFAETLRWIFRPPFDRRSVTAQMLEIGYRSLPVTAVTLFFTGMVMALQIGNAMDKIMTGSSIFIGSAVAISMFRELCPVLTALLLAGRVGSAIAAEIGTMKVTEQIDALVTLSANPIQYLAVPRFLACLVMTPALTVITDVVGVLGGAVVAYFSLNITIDKYIENILQNLQLADFMTGILKSVFFGIQIAVISCYQGFNTSGGAEGVGKSTIQAVVKSSIAILISNYFLTYLFQFFE; encoded by the coding sequence ATGACAAGGGCGGGGGCCGGACAGTATGCCGTGTCGCTCTTGGCGGGGGTCGGCCGCTATGCCATCTTTTTCGCCGAGACGCTACGATGGATCTTCAGGCCGCCGTTCGACCGGCGAAGCGTTACGGCGCAGATGCTCGAAATCGGCTACCGGTCGCTGCCGGTGACGGCGGTCACGCTCTTCTTTACCGGCATGGTGATGGCGCTCCAGATCGGAAATGCCATGGACAAGATCATGACCGGCTCGTCGATCTTCATCGGCAGCGCCGTGGCGATATCCATGTTCAGGGAGCTGTGCCCGGTGCTCACCGCGCTTCTCCTCGCCGGCAGGGTGGGCTCGGCCATCGCCGCCGAGATCGGCACGATGAAAGTCACCGAGCAGATCGATGCGCTGGTCACCCTCTCGGCGAACCCGATCCAGTACCTGGCCGTGCCGCGCTTCCTGGCCTGCCTGGTGATGACGCCGGCGCTGACGGTGATAACGGACGTGGTCGGAGTGCTGGGCGGGGCCGTGGTGGCCTACTTCAGCCTGAACATCACGATCGACAAGTACATCGAGAACATATTACAGAATCTCCAGCTGGCGGATTTTATGACTGGGATTTTAAAGTCGGTTTTTTTCGGTATCCAGATCGCCGTTATCTCCTGTTACCAGGGTTTTAACACGAGCGGCGGCGCGGAGGGAGTCGGCAAGTCGACCATTCAGGCGGTGGTGAAGTCCTCGATAGCGATACTCATCTCGAATTATTTTCTCACTTACCTTTTCCAATTCTTCGAATAG
- a CDS encoding 2-hydroxyacyl-CoA dehydratase family protein: protein MSEHVKIAGITSTIPVEIIYAAGRVPVDINNTFITSKDPASLVRRAKMDGFPDTTCSWICGLYGAVLERGIRTVVCVTGGDCAETIALMEVLSLHGIDVIPFSYPRGRDPVSLGAEINRFAERFGIGMERAEEEKKRLDRVRKRIHHLDRLLWEEDRALGGEVQNLQLGSSDFEGNPESYLAKVEEKITEIESRKPLKTTLRLGFVGVPPIISDLYDTIERDGVRVVFSEVQRQFTLPSGGTIGESYTRYTYPYGIFTRAEDIALEVQRRRIDGIIHYVQAFCFRGIEDIALRRELGVPVLTLQGDLPSRVTETVRLRVEAFVDMLHRRRERR from the coding sequence ATGAGCGAGCACGTCAAAATTGCAGGCATCACCTCGACCATACCGGTTGAAATCATATACGCCGCCGGGCGCGTCCCCGTCGACATCAACAACACCTTCATCACCTCCAAAGACCCGGCCTCCCTCGTGCGGCGCGCAAAAATGGACGGATTCCCAGACACCACCTGCAGTTGGATCTGCGGGCTGTACGGCGCCGTGCTCGAACGGGGTATACGGACCGTCGTCTGCGTAACGGGCGGCGACTGCGCCGAAACCATCGCGCTGATGGAGGTGCTCTCCCTGCACGGTATCGACGTCATACCCTTCTCCTACCCGCGCGGGCGCGATCCCGTCTCCCTGGGAGCGGAAATCAACCGCTTCGCGGAGCGCTTCGGCATCGGGATGGAACGGGCCGAAGAGGAAAAAAAACGGCTCGATCGCGTCCGTAAGCGAATCCATCACCTGGACCGCCTGCTCTGGGAGGAGGACAGGGCGCTCGGCGGGGAGGTGCAGAATCTGCAACTGGGCTCCAGCGATTTCGAGGGTAACCCCGAATCCTATCTCGCGAAGGTCGAGGAAAAGATCACGGAAATCGAATCACGGAAGCCGCTGAAAACGACACTGCGGCTCGGCTTCGTGGGTGTTCCCCCTATCATAAGCGACCTTTACGATACGATAGAGCGGGACGGAGTACGCGTCGTCTTCAGCGAGGTCCAGCGCCAGTTTACGCTCCCCTCCGGGGGCACGATCGGGGAATCGTACACGCGCTACACCTACCCCTACGGCATTTTCACGCGCGCGGAAGACATCGCGCTCGAGGTGCAGCGCCGGCGCATAGACGGCATCATTCATTACGTCCAGGCCTTCTGTTTCAGGGGTATCGAGGACATCGCGCTCCGTCGCGAACTCGGCGTCCCCGTGCTCACGCTGCAGGGAGACCTGCCCAGCCGCGTCACCGAGACCGTGCGCCTGCGCGTCGAGGCGTTCGTCGACATGCTCCACCGGCGAAGGGAGCGGCGCTGA
- a CDS encoding ribonuclease H-like domain-containing protein: protein MSLKDKLRRYERSTATAPAAPATGILLEMGGTTLETENGPLWRFATTHPVDNGREAALREFLPSFLMHVGAKPVELERLLFFDLETTGLSGGTGTYPFLTGIGYYRDGAFHVEQYFLDDYASERAILAHLVSVFREANAFVAFNGKTFDIPLIKSRYRLNRVGGFPVDIPVVDLLYPCRRLFKKLYGSCSLKSMEENLLGVRRGDDIPGWEIPDVFFSFQRHGETGRLPLVIEHNRMDVYSMFMLVESLGRVFRSLSEKNYNSIEPRLLPRIAHYLYVTDLVSFLEISGLIHDEVRTDRLLFKKYCTALKRSGRINEALRFWRDDPSIYSLEELAKHCEHRQRDYRLALGHARTARSLIERGFFSEDGEALSADRAFFHGARFARRIARLEARIARGDDAMRNPAGPSRP, encoded by the coding sequence ATGAGCCTGAAGGATAAACTCCGCCGCTACGAGCGCTCGACCGCAACCGCCCCCGCCGCGCCCGCAACCGGGATACTGCTCGAAATGGGCGGCACCACGCTTGAAACCGAAAACGGGCCCCTGTGGCGTTTCGCCACCACGCATCCTGTGGACAACGGTCGGGAGGCCGCGCTGCGCGAGTTTCTCCCCTCTTTTTTAATGCATGTGGGCGCGAAGCCGGTCGAACTCGAGCGCCTGCTCTTCTTCGACCTCGAGACCACCGGCCTTTCAGGCGGCACGGGCACCTACCCGTTCCTGACCGGGATCGGGTACTACCGCGACGGGGCCTTTCATGTGGAGCAGTATTTCTTGGACGACTACGCGAGCGAACGCGCTATTCTCGCCCACCTCGTATCCGTTTTCCGCGAGGCGAATGCGTTCGTCGCGTTCAACGGCAAAACCTTCGACATTCCGCTCATCAAAAGCCGTTACCGGCTCAACCGCGTAGGCGGGTTCCCCGTGGATATCCCTGTGGTGGACCTTCTCTACCCCTGCAGACGTTTGTTTAAAAAGCTGTACGGAAGCTGCTCCCTTAAGTCCATGGAGGAAAACCTGCTCGGCGTCCGCCGTGGCGACGACATCCCGGGATGGGAGATTCCCGACGTGTTCTTTTCGTTTCAGCGCCATGGCGAAACCGGACGGCTCCCGCTGGTAATCGAGCACAACCGGATGGATGTTTATTCCATGTTTATGCTTGTCGAATCGCTCGGCCGCGTCTTCCGCTCATTGAGCGAAAAAAACTACAACTCGATCGAACCGCGCCTTCTTCCGCGGATCGCTCACTATCTCTACGTAACGGACCTCGTCTCCTTTCTCGAAATATCGGGGCTCATCCACGACGAGGTGAGGACCGACCGTCTGCTCTTCAAGAAGTACTGCACCGCGCTCAAGCGCTCCGGGAGGATCAATGAGGCCCTGAGGTTCTGGAGAGATGACCCGTCGATTTATTCGCTCGAGGAACTCGCCAAGCACTGTGAGCACCGACAGCGCGATTACCGGCTGGCCCTCGGGCACGCCCGAACGGCGCGCTCGCTCATCGAACGCGGGTTCTTCTCGGAAGACGGCGAGGCCCTGTCCGCCGACAGGGCCTTCTTCCACGGCGCCCGCTTCGCCCGGCGTATCGCCCGCCTCGAAGCGCGGATAGCGCGCGGCGACGACGCTATGCGAAATCCGGCTGGCCCGTCGCGCCCCTGA
- a CDS encoding DUF2232 domain-containing protein yields MGALLAYALVGLCLVVASAAVSYRLGARALFGLVPLFVGIAAAQSFLSSGGGEYNMMVLSPVVIGAAAGYTFRSGRALVFFLMVSVLSLTVAFSANYYFLKVYRDFDLVADSQKRVVDMIKAADLPDAEKTEILAKVNGSLEVIGDIIPFSYFMHSLIIAALCYTILRPFFMRGGRDKTADKSGLAYFRLKDYYIFALIVGWLAVLLVDEEGYRAVYVIGLNCALCFSALYLVQALGIARFYLDKKGAPPFILPLAAFVVLLLGVEALLFVSVVLLGIGALDFWADFRKLEARGEQ; encoded by the coding sequence GTGGGTGCGCTCCTCGCATACGCGCTGGTAGGCCTGTGCCTGGTTGTCGCTTCAGCGGCCGTGTCGTATCGATTGGGTGCTCGGGCGCTTTTCGGGCTGGTGCCGCTTTTCGTGGGAATTGCCGCCGCGCAGTCTTTTCTGTCGTCCGGAGGCGGCGAGTATAACATGATGGTGCTCTCGCCGGTCGTGATAGGCGCGGCGGCGGGATATACGTTTCGGTCGGGAAGGGCGCTCGTTTTTTTCTTAATGGTTTCGGTACTGTCGCTTACAGTGGCTTTTTCCGCCAATTACTATTTTCTCAAGGTGTACAGGGATTTCGATCTGGTCGCCGATTCGCAGAAACGCGTGGTTGACATGATCAAGGCCGCGGACCTTCCGGACGCGGAGAAGACCGAGATTCTGGCGAAAGTGAACGGATCGCTGGAGGTGATTGGGGATATCATACCTTTCAGCTATTTCATGCATTCGCTGATAATCGCCGCACTCTGTTACACGATACTTAGGCCGTTTTTTATGCGCGGCGGCAGGGACAAAACGGCCGATAAAAGCGGACTTGCGTATTTCAGGCTTAAGGACTATTATATCTTTGCGCTTATCGTCGGCTGGCTCGCGGTGTTGCTGGTCGACGAGGAGGGCTATCGTGCGGTGTATGTAATCGGCCTCAACTGCGCGTTGTGCTTTTCGGCGCTCTATCTGGTGCAGGCGCTGGGAATCGCCAGGTTCTACCTGGATAAAAAAGGGGCCCCGCCCTTTATCCTGCCCCTGGCGGCGTTCGTTGTTCTGCTCCTGGGGGTGGAGGCGTTGCTCTTTGTTTCGGTAGTTCTTTTGGGTATAGGAGCCCTGGACTTCTGGGCAGATTTCAGGAAACTGGAAGCCCGGGGCGAACAATAA
- the dnaB gene encoding replicative DNA helicase encodes MAIELVPPQDIEAEASCLSSALLSRDALLKVIEILQPEDFYLDAHREIFGVIVELERKNLPIDLVTVRQRLNDLGRLERIGGDHGLVDIYRTVSTSANAEFYARRIKEMSLRRRLIEVSHEVLEKCHDTARDTYELMDEVERDIFRVTEKRITSDFKNIADVIQETMDNIGRMYETKKAVTGVATGFTGLDEMLSGLHESELIIIAARPSMGKTALALNIANHIVMKEKMPVLFFSVEMPASQLGMRLLCIDAMIDSQRVRTGHISSEELRRLMQSAGRLEKSPLLIDDTPAINIFEIRAKARRVAQKQRLGAIVVDYMQLISSLSRMDRHLQIAEISRSLKQIARELSVPVVALSQLSRAVESRTDQRPQLSDLRESGAIEQDADVVMFIYREERVKKDSEKKGIAEVIVAKQRNGPIGDVELRFWEKFTKFGNLDKVHEFDETVAEA; translated from the coding sequence ATGGCGATCGAACTGGTGCCGCCTCAGGATATTGAGGCGGAAGCCTCGTGTCTATCCTCCGCGCTACTGAGCAGGGACGCGCTTCTCAAAGTAATAGAAATCCTCCAGCCGGAGGATTTCTATCTTGATGCGCACCGCGAGATTTTCGGCGTCATCGTCGAGCTTGAGCGAAAAAACCTCCCGATTGACCTCGTTACCGTAAGGCAGCGACTGAACGACCTGGGCCGCCTGGAACGGATCGGCGGCGATCATGGCCTGGTCGATATTTACCGTACGGTCTCCACCTCGGCGAACGCCGAATTCTATGCGCGCAGGATAAAGGAAATGAGCCTCAGACGCAGGCTCATTGAGGTTTCTCATGAAGTGCTCGAAAAATGCCACGATACGGCGCGCGACACCTACGAGCTTATGGACGAGGTGGAGCGGGACATTTTCCGCGTCACTGAAAAGCGCATCACCTCCGACTTCAAAAACATCGCCGATGTCATCCAGGAAACGATGGACAACATCGGCCGCATGTACGAAACCAAGAAGGCGGTCACCGGCGTGGCCACCGGCTTCACCGGGCTCGACGAGATGCTTTCCGGGCTTCATGAATCGGAGCTTATCATCATCGCCGCCCGCCCCTCGATGGGGAAAACCGCGCTCGCGCTCAATATCGCGAACCATATCGTCATGAAGGAAAAAATGCCGGTGCTCTTCTTCTCGGTGGAGATGCCGGCCTCGCAGCTCGGGATGCGCCTGCTCTGCATCGACGCGATGATAGATTCACAGCGGGTGAGGACAGGCCATATAAGCAGCGAAGAGCTGCGCCGCCTTATGCAGAGTGCGGGCAGGCTCGAGAAGTCGCCGCTTCTCATCGACGATACTCCGGCCATCAATATTTTCGAGATCCGCGCGAAGGCGCGCCGTGTCGCGCAGAAGCAGCGCCTGGGCGCTATTGTGGTAGATTACATGCAGCTCATTTCGAGCCTTTCACGCATGGACCGCCACCTGCAGATAGCGGAGATATCGCGTTCGCTCAAGCAGATCGCCCGCGAGCTTTCGGTGCCTGTGGTCGCTCTCTCCCAGCTATCGCGGGCGGTCGAATCGCGCACCGATCAGCGGCCGCAGCTTTCGGACCTCAGGGAATCGGGCGCGATCGAACAGGACGCGGACGTGGTTATGTTCATCTACCGTGAGGAACGCGTGAAAAAGGACTCGGAAAAAAAAGGGATAGCCGAAGTAATCGTCGCCAAGCAGCGTAACGGCCCGATCGGCGATGTCGAGCTCCGGTTCTGGGAAAAATTCACCAAGTTCGGGAACCTCGACAAGGTCCATGAGTTCGACGAGACCGTGGCGGAGGCATGA
- the rplI gene encoding 50S ribosomal protein L9: MKVILQKDIPNLGEAGDIKDVSDGYARNFLLPKKMVLVANDSSQKAAVHQRKLIKIKKDKRKKQSETLMETFASLDIRIGAKVGEEEKLFGSVTSMDIARRLKDLGHDVDRRKIHLEEPIKKLGEYEVPVKLDEGVTAKLKVTVFKE, encoded by the coding sequence ATGAAGGTGATTTTACAGAAAGACATTCCGAATCTCGGTGAGGCGGGCGATATCAAGGACGTCTCCGACGGATACGCGCGTAATTTTTTACTGCCGAAAAAGATGGTTCTCGTAGCCAACGACTCGAGCCAGAAGGCGGCCGTGCACCAGCGCAAGCTGATCAAGATCAAGAAGGACAAAAGGAAGAAGCAGAGCGAGACCCTTATGGAAACGTTCGCGAGCCTTGACATCCGGATCGGCGCGAAGGTGGGCGAGGAGGAGAAGCTGTTTGGCTCCGTCACCTCCATGGACATCGCCCGCAGGCTCAAGGATCTCGGCCACGATGTTGACAGAAGGAAGATCCATCTGGAAGAGCCGATCAAGAAACTGGGGGAATACGAGGTGCCTGTTAAGCTCGACGAGGGCGTTACCGCGAAGCTGAAGGTCACCGTCTTCAAGGAGTAG
- a CDS encoding protein-L-isoaspartate O-methyltransferase, with protein sequence MSKKRDAFLALLKRKKTGKAVIDAFAAVKQEDFLDAAFRKLFYTDETVPIGVGERSDPLMSLARMFCILAPQKKWRVLEVGTGSGYSAAVLSRMVGEVVTVDLYGELSAAAKARCRKKKFDNIRFFSGDGTDHEPSLGIFDAVIVCGACGKRPLSLIRSLRRGGRMVFPMGLPHQQQITLVINDTPEDGDDLLRVTFHDLCVFGLLQGRYGFPVYLPEYLEGNEPPVVEPVK encoded by the coding sequence ATGAGCAAAAAAAGAGACGCGTTTCTGGCCTTACTAAAAAGGAAAAAGACGGGCAAGGCCGTGATCGACGCCTTCGCCGCCGTTAAACAGGAGGACTTCCTCGACGCCGCGTTCAGGAAGTTGTTTTACACCGACGAGACGGTCCCGATAGGGGTCGGAGAGCGAAGCGATCCGCTCATGTCGCTGGCGCGCATGTTTTGCATACTCGCGCCGCAGAAGAAATGGCGCGTGCTGGAGGTGGGAACCGGGTCGGGTTATTCCGCGGCCGTTCTTTCCCGCATGGTGGGCGAAGTGGTGACGGTCGATCTGTACGGTGAACTCTCGGCGGCGGCGAAAGCCCGCTGCCGAAAGAAGAAATTCGACAATATCCGTTTCTTTTCAGGCGACGGGACCGACCATGAGCCGTCGCTGGGAATCTTCGACGCGGTGATTGTGTGCGGTGCGTGCGGGAAACGGCCGCTCTCACTTATACGTTCGCTCAGGAGGGGGGGCAGGATGGTTTTCCCGATGGGGCTGCCGCACCAGCAGCAGATCACCCTTGTGATCAACGACACTCCCGAAGACGGGGACGATCTGCTGCGGGTCACATTTCATGACCTCTGCGTCTTCGGTCTTCTGCAGGGGCGATACGGGTTTCCCGTTTACCTGCCGGAGTATCTCGAAGGGAACGAGCCGCCCGTCGTGGAGCCGGTGAAATAA
- a CDS encoding ATP-dependent 6-phosphofructokinase, producing MLNDKDTMVASLGECRVDSPLPARRFIDEGERVIVDVEYGRVEASFKDRGAAPSFENAGPRRNIFFEPSGAKAAIVTCGGLCPGLNNVIRALVMELFYQYGVKTIYGVRYGYEGLIPSYGHGFLELGPDTVDDIHAKGGTMLGSSRGEQSVPGMVDTLENNGISMLFTIGGDGTLRGARDLCDEIARRGSKISVVGIPKTIDNDISFVDRTFGFETAMAEATKVLVSAHEEARGARNGIGLVRVMGRDSGFIAAYTALASNVVNYVLLPEVPFRLRGEGGLLDHLHRRLTAKRHAVILVAEGAGQEYFEGEKARDASGNVKHGDIGVLLRDEINAHFKKMGFHINIKYIDPSYIIRSVPASADDAVYCIMLAQNAVHGAMAGKTGMMVGRWNNYFTFIPLALAVQKRKKVEPDGYLWSIVRGATGQPDFA from the coding sequence ATGTTGAATGACAAGGATACCATGGTCGCGAGCCTGGGTGAATGCCGAGTCGATTCGCCGCTGCCGGCAAGACGGTTTATCGATGAGGGCGAGCGCGTCATCGTGGACGTGGAATACGGCCGGGTGGAGGCCTCCTTCAAAGACCGCGGCGCCGCTCCATCGTTTGAAAACGCGGGGCCGCGTCGGAATATCTTCTTCGAGCCGTCCGGGGCGAAGGCGGCGATCGTCACCTGCGGGGGGCTCTGCCCGGGACTCAACAACGTGATCCGGGCGCTGGTGATGGAGCTCTTCTACCAGTACGGGGTGAAGACGATCTATGGCGTGCGCTATGGTTACGAGGGGCTGATCCCGTCGTACGGCCACGGCTTTCTCGAGCTTGGTCCGGATACGGTCGACGATATCCACGCCAAGGGCGGGACCATGCTCGGCTCGTCCCGCGGAGAACAGAGCGTCCCCGGGATGGTGGACACGCTTGAGAACAACGGCATATCGATGCTCTTTACCATCGGCGGGGACGGTACACTCAGGGGGGCGAGGGATCTCTGCGATGAGATTGCGCGCCGGGGTTCGAAAATCTCCGTGGTCGGAATCCCCAAGACCATCGACAACGACATCAGCTTCGTAGACCGGACATTCGGCTTCGAGACGGCCATGGCCGAGGCCACGAAGGTGCTCGTTTCAGCACACGAGGAGGCGCGCGGGGCGCGCAATGGCATAGGGCTGGTGCGGGTCATGGGGCGCGATTCGGGCTTTATCGCCGCTTATACGGCGCTGGCCTCCAATGTGGTGAATTACGTATTGCTGCCGGAGGTGCCGTTTCGGCTGCGCGGCGAGGGCGGCCTTCTCGATCATCTGCATCGCAGGCTTACGGCAAAGCGGCACGCGGTCATACTGGTCGCCGAGGGGGCGGGGCAGGAGTATTTCGAGGGCGAAAAAGCGCGCGACGCCTCGGGTAACGTCAAACACGGGGATATCGGGGTGCTGCTCAGGGACGAAATCAACGCCCACTTCAAAAAAATGGGCTTTCATATAAATATAAAGTACATCGATCCGAGCTATATCATACGGAGCGTTCCGGCCTCTGCCGATGACGCGGTTTACTGCATAATGCTGGCCCAGAACGCGGTCCACGGGGCCATGGCCGGCAAGACCGGGATGATGGTGGGCCGCTGGAACAATTATTTTACGTTCATACCACTGGCGCTGGCCGTCCAGAAGCGCAAGAAGGTGGAGCCCGACGGCTATCTCTGGTCCATTGTCAGGGGCGCGACGGGCCAGCCGGATTTCGCATAG
- a CDS encoding DEAD/DEAH box helicase has translation MNIEQLIDYLKSHEPFTAQVSSWIRHDPVPASYEPFPDYINGRLVDIVGKRGVERLYSHQREACDAVNRGENVVIVTPTASGKTLCYNLPVLDAMMKNPDDRALYIFPTKALSQDQLSELHGIITETGLDIKTFTFDGDTPNSARKAIRAAGNIVITNPDMLHSGILPHHTIWVKLFENLKYIVIDEIHSYRGVFGSHLANLMRRLQRICLFYGSNPRFICCSATIANPLEHAEALIERRFRLIDKSGAPRGERHYVLYNPPVVNRELGIRASAVKEAAKVGALFLANKISTIIFARSRLRTEIISTYLREQCAPIKSKIAAYRGGYLPNERRAIERGLREGKIVGVVSTNALELGIDIGMLDAAITVGYPGSISSLYQQLGRAGRRGRASLAVIIATSSPLDQYIVSNAGFLLGSNPEGATINPDNLLILMDHIKCASFELPFDSGERFARHLATTTEMLEYLEERGILKRSGERFHWMSDIYPANEISLRTAARENFVIVDNTDHSRVIGEIDYYSAPTLIHDDAIYLHQGRQYYIDRLDWERRMAFCHEVDSDYYTDAETKTDIRVLESSDSRALSGGTLSRGEINVRNKAVMFKKIKFNTHENLGWGKIHLPEQEMHTSSVWIDFDEERLDAVAGKPLSARLLYSIAYILRNIVPLFTLSDYGDIHVVHQTRSNYSGKPAVFVYDSVPGGVGIAERAFQVIGLVAAESIGVIERCACAAGCPGCVGPLPPGDDDIKGAVKKALRELSHEPEG, from the coding sequence ATGAACATCGAACAGCTCATCGACTACCTTAAATCCCACGAGCCCTTCACCGCACAGGTAAGTTCGTGGATCAGACATGACCCCGTGCCAGCGTCTTACGAACCCTTCCCCGACTATATCAACGGGCGGCTTGTCGATATAGTCGGCAAAAGGGGCGTCGAGAGGCTCTACTCGCACCAGCGCGAGGCCTGCGACGCGGTGAACAGGGGCGAGAACGTCGTCATCGTCACGCCCACCGCGTCTGGAAAGACGCTCTGTTACAACCTCCCGGTTCTCGACGCCATGATGAAAAACCCCGACGACCGTGCGCTGTATATCTTCCCCACCAAGGCCCTCTCGCAGGACCAGCTTTCCGAACTCCACGGCATCATCACCGAAACCGGGCTCGACATAAAGACCTTCACCTTCGACGGCGACACGCCCAACTCGGCGCGCAAGGCAATCCGCGCCGCCGGCAACATCGTCATCACCAATCCCGACATGCTACATTCTGGGATACTCCCGCACCACACCATATGGGTAAAGCTTTTCGAAAACCTCAAATACATCGTCATCGACGAAATACACTCCTACCGCGGTGTGTTCGGGAGCCACCTGGCTAATCTCATGCGCCGGCTCCAGCGCATCTGCCTTTTTTACGGCTCGAACCCGCGGTTCATCTGCTGCTCGGCTACAATTGCCAATCCGCTCGAACACGCCGAGGCGCTCATCGAGCGCCGCTTCAGACTGATCGATAAAAGCGGCGCGCCGCGGGGGGAGCGGCATTACGTGCTCTACAATCCCCCGGTGGTAAACCGCGAACTCGGGATCCGCGCATCGGCCGTAAAGGAAGCCGCGAAGGTCGGCGCTCTCTTCCTCGCCAATAAAATCTCCACTATCATCTTCGCGCGGAGCCGCCTGCGCACCGAGATCATCTCTACCTACCTCAGGGAGCAATGCGCGCCAATCAAGAGCAAAATCGCCGCATACCGCGGAGGGTATCTCCCGAACGAACGGCGCGCCATCGAGCGGGGCCTCCGGGAAGGGAAGATCGTGGGCGTGGTATCGACCAACGCGCTCGAGCTCGGCATCGATATCGGCATGCTCGACGCGGCTATTACCGTGGGCTATCCCGGTTCCATCTCATCGCTCTACCAGCAGCTGGGCCGCGCCGGGCGCCGCGGCCGAGCCTCGCTCGCCGTCATCATCGCCACCAGCTCGCCGCTCGACCAGTACATAGTGAGCAACGCGGGCTTCCTCCTCGGATCGAATCCCGAGGGCGCCACCATCAATCCCGACAACCTCCTCATATTGATGGACCACATCAAATGCGCCTCCTTCGAGCTCCCGTTCGACAGTGGCGAGCGCTTCGCGCGCCACCTCGCCACCACGACCGAAATGCTCGAATATCTCGAGGAACGGGGAATCCTCAAGCGTTCCGGCGAACGATTCCACTGGATGAGCGACATCTATCCGGCGAACGAGATATCGCTGCGCACGGCCGCCCGCGAAAATTTCGTTATCGTCGATAACACCGACCACTCGCGGGTGATCGGAGAGATCGATTATTATTCGGCGCCCACCCTCATACACGACGACGCCATCTATCTCCACCAGGGGAGACAGTACTATATAGACAGGCTCGACTGGGAGCGCCGAATGGCCTTCTGTCACGAGGTGGATTCGGACTATTACACCGACGCCGAAACCAAGACCGACATCCGCGTGCTCGAGAGCAGCGATTCGCGCGCGCTGTCGGGCGGCACGCTTTCCAGGGGAGAGATCAACGTCCGCAACAAGGCGGTCATGTTCAAGAAGATCAAGTTCAACACGCACGAAAACCTCGGCTGGGGTAAAATTCATCTTCCGGAACAGGAGATGCACACCTCCTCGGTATGGATCGACTTCGACGAGGAGCGGCTCGACGCCGTTGCCGGAAAGCCGCTCTCGGCCAGGCTTCTTTACTCGATTGCATACATTTTGCGCAATATCGTTCCGTTGTTCACGCTTTCCGATTACGGGGACATACACGTCGTTCATCAGACCCGCTCAAACTACAGCGGAAAGCCGGCCGTCTTCGTATACGACTCGGTGCCCGGCGGCGTCGGCATCGCCGAAAGGGCCTTCCAGGTGATCGGGCTTGTCGCCGCGGAATCGATCGGCGTAATTGAACGCTGCGCCTGCGCCGCGGGCTGCCCCGGTTGCGTGGGGCCCCTTCCCCCGGGCGACGACGACATCAAGGGCGCGGTGAAGAAGGCCCTGCGCGAGCTTTCGCATGAGCCTGAAGGATAA
- a CDS encoding class I SAM-dependent methyltransferase has translation MEPYTDLARSYDHILNHVDYDQWYRYLRTIMFQYIEYPEWILEMGCGTGKFGAMFSRDDFPVYGMDRSVEMLRVAKRRSYKNFRIFCADMTDFRVSRTFDFLFSVHDTMNYFLTYANVQKVLRSARRAMHDGSIFMFDITTEYNIRRYFDGRVTRHRTRGTMVEWSNSYDEDRKIIRSTLEFRHRDGTRSVEEHLQRIYSIPEIKALLERERLRVVDIFGDYTFSAPCDDTVMINFITRRA, from the coding sequence ATGGAACCATATACCGACCTCGCCCGGTCTTACGACCACATCCTCAACCACGTCGACTACGACCAGTGGTATCGCTATCTGAGAACCATCATGTTCCAGTACATCGAGTATCCGGAGTGGATCCTCGAGATGGGATGCGGTACGGGCAAGTTCGGCGCCATGTTCTCGCGCGATGATTTTCCGGTGTACGGCATGGACCGCTCCGTCGAGATGTTGCGCGTTGCGAAAAGACGCTCGTATAAAAACTTCCGCATATTCTGCGCGGATATGACCGATTTCCGCGTTTCCCGCACGTTCGATTTTCTGTTCTCGGTCCACGACACCATGAACTACTTTCTAACCTACGCAAACGTCCAGAAAGTCCTCCGCTCGGCCCGCCGGGCGATGCACGACGGCAGTATTTTCATGTTCGACATAACCACCGAGTACAACATACGGCGTTACTTCGACGGGCGCGTCACGCGGCACAGGACGCGCGGAACCATGGTCGAATGGAGCAACTCCTACGACGAGGACAGGAAAATAATCCGGTCGACCCTGGAGTTCCGCCACCGTGACGGCACCAGATCCGTCGAGGAACACCTTCAGCGCATCTATTCCATCCCCGAAATTAAAGCCCTGCTCGAAAGGGAGCGGCTGCGCGTCGTCGATATTTTCGGCGACTACACCTTTTCCGCCCCGTGCGACGACACGGTAATGATCAACTTTATTACGCGGAGGGCCTGA